In Procambarus clarkii isolate CNS0578487 chromosome 36, FALCON_Pclarkii_2.0, whole genome shotgun sequence, one DNA window encodes the following:
- the LOC138371574 gene encoding golgin subfamily A member 6-like protein 2, giving the protein MGPEHTGMEPEHAGMEPEHTGMGPEHTGIGPEHTGMGPEHAGMGPEHAGMGPEHAGMGPENAGMGPEHAGMGPEHAGMGPEHTGMGPEHTGMGPEHAGMGPEHTGIGPEHTGMGPEHTGMGPEHTGMGPEHAGMGPEHAGMGPEHTGMGPEHTGMGPEHAGMGPEHAGMGPEHAGMGPEHTSMGPEHTSMHHGARRGGRGGVVVITDTSSDCRHHDHC; this is encoded by the coding sequence ATGGGGCCAGAACATACAGGCATGGAGCCAGAACATGCAGGCATGGAGCCAGAACATACAGGCATGGGGCCAGAACATACAGGCATAGGGCCAGAACATACAGGCATGGGGCCAGAACATGCAGGCATGGGGCCAGAACATGCAGGCATGGGGCCAGAACATGCAGGCATGGGGCCAGAAAATGCAGGCATGGGGCCAGAACATGCAGGCATGGGGCCAGAACATGCAGGCATGGGGCCAGAACATACAGGCATGGGGCCAGAACATACAGGCATGGGGCCAGAACATGCAGGCATGGGGCCAGAACATACAGGCATAGGGCCAGAACATACAGGCATGGGGCCAGAACATACAGGCATGGGGCCAGAACATACAGGCATGGGGCCAGAACATGCAGGCATGGGGCCAGAACATGCAGGCATGGGGCCAGAACATACAGGCATGGGGCCAGAACATACAGGCATGGGGCCAGAACATGCAGGCATGGGGCCAGAACATGCAGGCATGGGGCCAGAACATGCAGGCATGGGGCCAGAACATACAAGCATGGGGCCAGAACATACAAGCATGCATCATGGGGCACGGCGGGGCGGGCGTGGCGGAGTGGTCGTCATCACAGACACGTCGTCTGACTGTCGCCATCACGATCACTGTTGA